CTCGCGGCACCCTGGCCGGTGCTGCTGGCCACGGTGTTCCTGGCGGCTGCGCAGGCGGAGCGGCGGCTGCGCCTCGCCCTCCCGGGCGCCGCGGACCCGGCGTCCGGGGGCACGGCCGGGGCGCCCGTCCCCCTGCCCGGCCTGGCCGGGACCGCCCGCCGGCTGGCGCGGGCGGGGTTGGTGGCCAACCTCGGCCAGACCGCGCAACTGGCCACCCGATACTGGCTGCCCGTCCTGCTGCTGGCGGCCCCGCGGTTCCCCGCGGCCCGCCGCCTGCTGGTGCGCGGCCTCGTCGTGGACGCCGCCCTCGCCGTCCACCGGCGCGCCGGCCGGGGTGCCGGGCTCCGGGCCGGGCTCACCGCGCTGGCCGCCCTGCCCCTGCGCGCCGCGGAGGACGCCGCCTTCGCGGCGGGCGTCCTGGGCGGATGCCTCGTGTACCGCACCTCGGCGCCGTTGCGTCCGCAGTGGGCCGGCGGCGGGCGGGCACGTCGAGGGTGATCAGCGGCAAAATACCTATGCGCATAGGGGCCCCATCAGTAGACTGAGGTGACTCACGTCACAGCAGAGGAGTCCTCCCGTGGCATCTTCGAAGCCCACTGCGGCCGGCCGGGTGCTGGCCATCCTGGACACGTTCAACGACCGGCACGACAGCCTGTCCCTCAGTTCGATCGCCCGCCGTGCGGGCCTGACCCTGCCGACGGCCCACCGCCTGGTGGGCGAGCTGGTGGAGTGGGGCGCGCTGCACCGCCAGCCCGACGGCGAGTACGCCATCGGGCTGAAGGTCCTGGAGCTCGGGTCCCTGGCCGGCCACCGCCTGCGCCTGCGGCAGCTCGCCCACCCCTACCTGCACGGCCTGCACCATGCGACCCGGACGAACGTCCACCTCTCGGTGTCCCTGGAGCGCGACATCCTCTACCTGGAGTCCATGCTGGCCCCGGACGGCGCCAAGGTGGAGAGCCGGTTCGGCGGGCGGTGGCCCATGCACGCCACGGCGACCGGCCGGGTGCTGCTCGCCGCGGCCCCGCCGGAACAGCTGGACCGGGTGCTGCAGCAGCCGCTGACCGCCTACTCCGCCGCCACCGAGACCGATCCCGGACGGCTGCGGCAACTCCTCGCGGAGGTCCGGCAGCGCGGCGTGGCCGTGGCGTACGACCAGATCGCCACGGGGGTGATCGCGCTGGCCGCCCCGGTGACCGGCCCGCACGGCCAGGCCGTGGCCGCCATCGGCATCACCGCCCCCAAGGACCGGTTCACCTCGCACCAGCTCATCCCGCCCCTGACCACCACGGCGCGGAGGGTCTCGGCGGCACTCAACGGTCCGGACGGACCCGCCCCGGAACGGCAGCGCGCGGCCTGAGGGCACCCGGGAACGACGGCGGCCCCCGCGATCCGATCGCGGGGGCCGCCGTCGCGCCGGGCGTGGGTGGGGTCAGACCTGGCCGACCTTGCGCCAGGAGCCCTCGTAGTTCTCGCGCACCTCGGAGGAGTAGGGCACCGGGGAGACCGTCACGCCGACCTCGGTCTGGCGGTGCCGCTCCACCGTGGTCTTGCCCGAGCCGCCGTCGGGCTCCCCCCAGACGACGCGCAGCCGGTCCCCCACCCTCACGTCCGGGTCCACCACGGCCAGCGAGAGCGCGGTGCGCTCGTTGTAGGAGTAGCCGGTGAACATGGACAGGCCCACGACCCTCCCGGACTCGTCCACCACGGCGTCGAAGTTGGAGGACCCGTAGTTGGCGTTGGGCAGGTCGAAGAACTTGTAGGGCAGCTCGTCCTTGCCGTACATGGAGGCGTGGATGCGGGCCATGTCCTCGTCGTCCCACGCGAGGGTGACCTTGTGGCGCTGCGCCGAGCGGTCCATCGCCTCCAGGGCCTCGCG
This genomic window from Citricoccus sp. SGAir0253 contains:
- a CDS encoding IclR family transcriptional regulator, coding for MASSKPTAAGRVLAILDTFNDRHDSLSLSSIARRAGLTLPTAHRLVGELVEWGALHRQPDGEYAIGLKVLELGSLAGHRLRLRQLAHPYLHGLHHATRTNVHLSVSLERDILYLESMLAPDGAKVESRFGGRWPMHATATGRVLLAAAPPEQLDRVLQQPLTAYSAATETDPGRLRQLLAEVRQRGVAVAYDQIATGVIALAAPVTGPHGQAVAAIGITAPKDRFTSHQLIPPLTTTARRVSAALNGPDGPAPERQRAA